In a genomic window of Amycolatopsis japonica:
- a CDS encoding MFS transporter: protein MTIGKGRKIGTVAVCVLAQLLIAIDLTVLHLVLPSLSEQMHPSTTELLWIADAYGFALAGLLITMGNIGDRVGRKKLLLIGASLFGVASVITAYAPTAELLIAARALLGVAAATLMPSTLSIVRNVFTGKERAAVIGVSSGLTILGFGMGPLVGGFLLDHFWWGSVFLVNVPVVVVMVIAGALILPESKNPAPGRIDVVSVLLSIAGMVGIVYTIKEVAYKGWGHWDVAVAAVLGLGCLLAFVLRQPRLAEPLMDLKLFARRAFSATVGTTILAMFAQLAVSLMFAQYLQLVAGWSPLKSGLAGLPGMGGAIVGGVLAPMGIKLFGRAITIGLGCALSAIGFALYSGIGVTIVYTDLLAAMIVFGVGLALILTVATDTVLGVVPKARAGAASAISETATELGGALGIAVLGSALGALYRSELVIPPGVPPEAISDTLGGAVQFAAQLPPDQGALVLANAKLAFVDGLQVTMLCSAGLMAVLAVSVLFTLRGVPKVLEDPEEEAAPVAAPVG, encoded by the coding sequence TGCGTGCTGGCGCAGCTGCTGATCGCGATCGACCTGACCGTGCTGCATCTGGTGCTGCCGTCGCTTTCGGAGCAGATGCACCCGTCGACGACGGAGCTGCTGTGGATCGCCGACGCGTACGGCTTCGCACTCGCCGGGCTGCTGATCACGATGGGGAACATCGGCGACCGCGTCGGCCGGAAGAAGCTGCTGCTGATCGGGGCGTCGCTGTTCGGGGTCGCTTCGGTGATCACGGCGTACGCGCCGACGGCGGAACTCCTGATCGCCGCCCGCGCGCTGCTCGGGGTCGCCGCCGCGACGCTGATGCCGTCGACCCTCTCGATCGTGCGGAACGTGTTCACCGGCAAGGAACGCGCGGCCGTGATCGGGGTTTCGAGCGGGCTGACGATCCTCGGGTTCGGCATGGGGCCGCTCGTCGGCGGGTTCCTGCTCGACCATTTCTGGTGGGGTTCGGTGTTCCTGGTCAACGTGCCCGTGGTGGTGGTCATGGTGATCGCGGGCGCGTTGATCCTGCCCGAATCGAAGAACCCCGCCCCTGGCCGGATCGACGTCGTCAGCGTGCTGCTGTCGATCGCCGGCATGGTCGGGATCGTCTACACGATCAAGGAAGTCGCGTACAAGGGCTGGGGGCATTGGGACGTCGCGGTCGCCGCGGTGCTCGGGCTCGGCTGCCTGCTGGCGTTCGTCCTGCGGCAACCGCGGCTGGCCGAACCGCTGATGGATCTGAAGCTGTTCGCGCGGCGGGCGTTCTCGGCGACCGTCGGCACCACGATCCTGGCGATGTTCGCGCAGCTCGCGGTCTCGCTGATGTTCGCGCAGTACCTGCAGCTGGTGGCGGGCTGGTCACCGCTGAAGTCCGGGCTCGCCGGGCTGCCAGGGATGGGCGGCGCGATCGTCGGCGGGGTGCTCGCGCCCATGGGGATCAAGCTCTTCGGGCGCGCGATCACCATCGGGCTGGGTTGCGCGCTGTCGGCGATCGGGTTCGCGTTGTACTCGGGGATCGGCGTGACGATCGTGTACACGGATCTGCTGGCCGCGATGATCGTCTTCGGCGTGGGGCTGGCGCTGATCCTCACCGTCGCGACGGACACGGTGCTGGGCGTCGTGCCGAAGGCCAGGGCGGGCGCGGCGTCGGCGATCTCCGAGACGGCGACCGAACTCGGTGGGGCGCTGGGGATCGCCGTCCTCGGCAGTGCGCTCGGCGCGCTGTACCGGAGCGAACTCGTCATCCCGCCGGGCGTACCGCCGGAGGCGATCTCGGACACCCTCGGCGGGGCCGTCCAGTTCGCGGCTCAGCTGCCGCCGGACCAGGGAGCTTTGGTCCTGGCCAACGCGAAACTGGCGTTCGTCGACGGGCTGCAGGTGACGATGCTGTGCTCGGCGGGGTTGATGGCGGTGCTGGCGGTGAGCGTCCTGTTCACGTTGCGCGGGGTGCCGAAGGTCCTCGAAGACCCCGAAGAGGAGGCTGCTCCGGTCGCTGCCCCGGTGGGCTGA
- a CDS encoding nuclear transport factor 2 family protein produces the protein MSIETTERYRRALETRDVDLALSAFAPDVVVHSPLTSRVRFTGHAELGPLLEVAYTHLRDVRFHTDTGDGETRVVVYTARIGDEEIEEAAVLKIGEDGLITEVTLFVRPLPGLVALMDAFGPDIARRNGRTFAARLLAVAAKPLLAMVRSGDRRAVPLAGPRG, from the coding sequence ATGAGCATCGAAACCACCGAGCGGTATCGCCGCGCCCTCGAGACCCGGGACGTGGACCTGGCGCTGAGCGCCTTCGCGCCGGACGTCGTGGTGCACTCACCGCTGACGAGCCGGGTCCGGTTCACCGGGCACGCGGAACTCGGGCCGCTGCTGGAAGTCGCGTACACGCATCTGCGCGATGTCCGGTTCCACACCGACACCGGCGACGGCGAGACGCGCGTCGTCGTCTACACCGCGCGCATCGGCGACGAGGAGATCGAAGAGGCGGCGGTGCTGAAAATCGGCGAAGACGGGCTGATCACCGAAGTGACGCTGTTCGTGCGGCCGCTGCCCGGGCTCGTCGCGCTGATGGACGCCTTCGGCCCGGACATCGCGCGCCGCAACGGCCGCACCTTCGCGGCCCGGCTGCTCGCGGTGGCCGCGAAACCTCTGCTGGCCATGGTGCGGTCGGGCGACCGGCGCGCCGTCCCGCTCGCTGGCCCGAGGGGCTGA